The Thermoproteales archaeon genome contains a region encoding:
- a CDS encoding peptide ABC transporter substrate-binding protein — translation MARTTLIAIIVAVVIIAVAAGYFLMQKPSEITPPPEEKPPEEKVIIIGTTDKVTDLDPAMAYDFFTWEVLSNVGEGFFKYEPETLELVPGLAESYEVQEGGKVWILKLRKGLKFRDGTELTAEAAKWSIERVARIEGDPAWFVTDFVDKVEVVDKYTLKITLFQPVAFYKAVLAVPTYFPISPNSYPADEISPDNTAGGIGPYYIEKFVRDQELVLKANPNYYEKPKTDKIIIKFYKDATALRLAIESGEIDIAWRTLNPSDIVDLKKKEDLQVIEGKGAFIRYIVFNSRIPPLDNKLVRQALAAALDRKAIVDKVFLGTVTPLYSLVPAGMWGHIDAFKDKYGEGPNYDLAKQLLQQAGYSETNKLKIELWYTPSHYGSTEADVAAVIKESWEKTGMVEVEIKSAEWSTYIELTRGQGLPVTLYGWYPDYLDPDNFLFPFLHTDSNRWLGKPYSNPDLDVILEEAQVETDKSKRADLYAEAQRILADDAPIVPIFQGKLFIVAKKNVKGIVLDPYMLLRYWLIYKE, via the coding sequence ATAGCGCGAACTACCCTTATAGCCATAATTGTCGCTGTGGTTATAATAGCAGTAGCTGCTGGATACTTTCTAATGCAAAAACCCTCTGAAATAACTCCGCCACCCGAGGAAAAACCTCCAGAAGAAAAAGTAATTATTATAGGAACTACTGACAAGGTTACAGATTTGGATCCTGCAATGGCATACGACTTTTTCACGTGGGAGGTCTTAAGCAATGTTGGAGAAGGCTTTTTCAAGTATGAGCCAGAAACCCTTGAACTAGTTCCAGGTTTAGCAGAATCCTATGAAGTTCAAGAAGGAGGAAAAGTTTGGATTTTAAAGCTTAGAAAAGGATTGAAGTTTAGAGATGGAACCGAGCTTACGGCTGAAGCTGCTAAATGGTCTATCGAAAGGGTAGCTCGAATAGAAGGAGATCCTGCCTGGTTCGTAACAGATTTCGTTGATAAAGTTGAGGTTGTCGATAAATATACCTTGAAAATAACATTGTTCCAGCCCGTAGCCTTCTATAAGGCGGTCCTAGCTGTCCCTACATACTTCCCAATTTCCCCGAACTCTTATCCAGCGGATGAAATTTCGCCCGATAACACGGCTGGAGGAATAGGTCCATATTACATCGAGAAATTTGTTAGAGATCAAGAATTAGTGCTTAAAGCCAATCCGAACTATTATGAGAAACCGAAAACTGACAAGATAATTATTAAATTCTATAAAGATGCTACTGCGTTAAGGCTCGCCATTGAGAGCGGCGAAATTGACATAGCTTGGAGAACGTTAAACCCATCTGATATAGTTGATCTAAAGAAGAAAGAAGATTTGCAAGTTATTGAAGGAAAAGGAGCGTTCATAAGATACATAGTATTTAACAGTAGAATACCTCCACTAGATAACAAACTGGTTAGACAAGCCTTAGCAGCCGCTTTAGATAGAAAGGCAATAGTAGACAAGGTATTCCTAGGAACGGTAACCCCATTGTACAGCCTAGTCCCTGCTGGCATGTGGGGTCACATTGATGCTTTCAAAGACAAATATGGCGAAGGGCCAAACTACGACCTTGCTAAGCAGTTGCTTCAGCAGGCTGGATATTCTGAAACTAACAAGTTAAAGATAGAATTATGGTATACGCCATCTCACTATGGAAGCACGGAAGCGGACGTTGCAGCAGTTATTAAAGAAAGCTGGGAGAAAACTGGTATGGTTGAGGTAGAAATTAAAAGCGCTGAATGGTCTACGTACATAGAGTTAACTAGAGGACAAGGCCTACCCGTGACATTGTACGGTTGGTATCCAGACTATCTCGACCCGGACAACTTCCTATTCCCGTTCCTTCACACAGACTCTAACAGATGGCTTGGAAAACCATACAGCAATCCAGATCTTGACGTTATACTTGAGGAAGCTCAGGTTGAGACTGACAAGAGCAAGAGAGCAGACCTTTACGCGGAAGCTCAGAGAATACTTGCCGATGACGCTCCTATAGTTCCTATATTCCAGGGCAAGCTCTTCATTGTTGCTAAGAAGAACGTTAAAGGTATAGTTCTTGATCCCTACATGTTGCTGAGATATTGGCTTATTTATAAAGAATAA